A DNA window from Streptomyces canus contains the following coding sequences:
- a CDS encoding RNA degradosome polyphosphate kinase, whose amino-acid sequence MSQSNTQAEVQHVQPSVGSIAAHRPHTVSATVSDLEPDLDADLDAYEEVPVDGAAQLPQGRFLDRERSWLAFNERVLELAEDPNTPMLERANFLAIFASNLDEFFMVRVAGLKRRIATGVATRSASGLQPREVLEMIWARSRELMARHAACYHEDVAPALAEEGIHLVRWSELQEKEQARLFTLFRHQIFPVLTPLAVDPAHPFPYISGLSLNLAVIVRNPVNGKRHFARVKVPPLLSRFLESSPGRYVPIEDVIAAHLEELFPGMEVLEHHTFRVTRNEDLEVEEDDAENLLQALEKELMRRRFGPPVRLEVEESIDREVLDLLVRELKISEAEVYPLPGPLDLTGLFRIAGLDRPELKYRKFVAGVHRDLAEVESASAPDIFASLRARDVLLHHPYDSFSTSVQAFLQQAADDPDVLAIKQTLYRTSGDSPIVDALIDAAEAGKQVLVLVEIKARFDEHANIKWARKLEEAGCHVVYGLVGLKTHCKLSLVVRQEGDTLRRYSHVGTGNYHPKTARLYEDLGLLTADPQVGADLSDLFNRLSGYSRRETYRRLLVAPKSLRDGLISRVNKEVQHHRAGRPAFIRIKVNSMVDEALIDSLYRASQAGVPVDVWVRGICAIRPGVAGMSENIRVRSILGRFLEHSRVFGFGNGGEPEMWIGSADMMHRNLDRRIEALVRVTDPAHRAALNRLLETGMSDTTASWHLGPDGEWTRHATDADGQPLRNVQEMLIDARRRRRGTATP is encoded by the coding sequence ATGAGCCAGTCGAACACCCAGGCAGAGGTCCAGCACGTGCAGCCCTCCGTGGGCTCCATAGCCGCGCACCGCCCGCACACCGTGTCGGCCACCGTCTCCGATCTGGAGCCAGACCTCGACGCCGATCTCGACGCGTACGAGGAGGTCCCGGTCGACGGGGCCGCCCAGCTCCCGCAGGGTCGTTTCCTCGACCGGGAGCGCAGCTGGCTCGCGTTCAACGAACGTGTCCTGGAACTCGCCGAGGACCCGAACACCCCCATGCTGGAGCGCGCGAACTTCCTCGCGATCTTCGCCAGCAACCTGGACGAGTTCTTCATGGTCCGGGTGGCCGGTCTGAAGCGCCGTATCGCCACCGGCGTCGCCACCCGCTCCGCCTCCGGCCTGCAGCCGCGCGAGGTCCTGGAGATGATCTGGGCCCGCTCCCGCGAGCTGATGGCCCGGCACGCCGCCTGCTACCACGAGGACGTCGCCCCCGCCCTGGCCGAAGAGGGCATCCACCTGGTCCGCTGGAGCGAACTCCAGGAGAAGGAGCAGGCCCGCCTCTTCACCCTGTTCCGGCACCAGATCTTCCCGGTCCTGACCCCCCTCGCGGTCGACCCGGCGCACCCCTTCCCGTACATCTCCGGCCTGTCGCTGAACCTGGCCGTGATCGTGCGCAACCCGGTCAACGGCAAGCGCCACTTCGCCCGGGTCAAGGTCCCGCCGCTGCTGTCCCGCTTCCTGGAGTCCTCCCCCGGCCGCTACGTCCCCATCGAGGACGTCATCGCGGCCCACCTGGAGGAGCTGTTCCCGGGCATGGAAGTGCTGGAGCACCACACCTTCCGGGTCACCCGCAACGAGGACCTGGAGGTCGAGGAGGACGACGCCGAGAACCTCCTCCAGGCCCTGGAGAAGGAGCTCATGCGGCGCCGCTTCGGCCCGCCGGTGCGCCTGGAGGTCGAGGAGTCCATCGACCGCGAGGTCCTCGACCTGCTGGTGCGCGAGCTGAAGATCTCCGAGGCGGAGGTCTACCCGCTCCCCGGCCCCCTCGACCTCACCGGCCTCTTCCGCATCGCGGGCCTCGACCGCCCCGAGCTGAAGTACCGCAAGTTCGTCGCCGGCGTCCACCGCGACCTGGCGGAGGTCGAATCGGCGTCCGCGCCCGACATCTTCGCTTCCCTGCGCGCCCGAGATGTCCTGCTGCACCACCCCTACGACTCCTTCTCGACCTCCGTCCAGGCCTTCCTCCAGCAGGCGGCCGACGACCCGGACGTCCTGGCCATCAAGCAGACCCTGTACCGCACGTCGGGCGACTCCCCGATCGTCGACGCCCTCATCGACGCCGCCGAGGCCGGCAAGCAGGTCCTCGTCCTGGTCGAGATCAAGGCCCGCTTCGACGAGCACGCCAACATCAAGTGGGCGCGCAAGCTGGAGGAGGCGGGCTGCCATGTCGTCTACGGTCTGGTCGGCCTGAAGACCCACTGCAAACTGTCCCTGGTGGTCCGTCAGGAGGGCGACACGCTCCGGCGGTACAGCCACGTCGGCACCGGCAACTACCACCCGAAGACCGCACGGCTCTACGAGGACCTTGGCCTGCTCACCGCCGACCCGCAGGTGGGCGCGGACCTCTCCGACCTGTTCAACCGGCTGTCCGGCTACTCCCGTCGCGAGACCTACCGCCGACTCCTCGTGGCGCCCAAGTCCCTTCGCGACGGCCTCATTTCCCGCGTGAACAAGGAAGTCCAGCACCACCGCGCAGGGCGTCCCGCCTTCATCCGCATCAAGGTCAACTCCATGGTGGACGAGGCGCTCATCGACTCGCTCTACCGCGCGTCCCAGGCGGGTGTGCCGGTCGACGTCTGGGTGCGCGGCATCTGCGCGATCCGCCCCGGCGTCGCCGGCATGTCCGAGAACATCCGGGTCCGCTCGATCCTCGGCCGGTTCCTCGAACACTCCCGGGTCTTCGGCTTCGGCAACGGCGGCGAGCCCGAGATGTGGATCGGCAGCGCCGACATGATGCACCGCAACCTCGACCGCCGGATAGAGGCCCTGGTCCGGGTCACCGACCCGGCCCACCGGGCGGCCCTCAACCGGCTGCTGGAGACCGGCATGTCCGACACCACCGCGTCCTGGCATCTCGGCCCGGACGGCGAGTGGACCCGGCACGCCACGGATGCGGACGGCCAGCCCCTGCGCAACGTCCAGGAGATGCTCATAGACGCCCGGAGGCGCCGGCGTGGCACAGCAACACCTTGA
- a CDS encoding NUDIX hydrolase: protein MTETPQPPVQAAGCVLWRRSPIDGELEVCLVHRPKYDDWSHPKGKLKRGEDALTGALREVEEETGYRAAPGVPLSAAKYYANGRPKQVRYWAAEATTGAFAPNDEVDRILWLSPAAARNRLTQPRDRSLVDELLVRVLERT, encoded by the coding sequence GTGACCGAGACCCCGCAACCCCCCGTACAGGCGGCCGGCTGCGTGCTGTGGCGCCGCTCCCCGATCGACGGCGAGCTGGAGGTCTGCCTGGTCCACAGGCCGAAATACGACGACTGGTCGCACCCCAAAGGCAAGCTGAAGCGCGGCGAGGACGCCCTCACCGGCGCGCTGCGCGAGGTGGAGGAGGAGACCGGGTACCGGGCCGCACCCGGCGTCCCGCTCTCCGCCGCGAAGTACTACGCCAACGGCCGCCCCAAGCAGGTCCGTTACTGGGCGGCCGAGGCCACCACCGGCGCCTTCGCTCCGAACGACGAGGTCGACCGCATCCTCTGGCTCTCCCCGGCGGCCGCGAGGAACCGGCTGACCCAGCCCCGGGACAGGTCACTCGTCGACGAGCTCCTGGTGCGGGTGCTCGAACGCACGTAG
- a CDS encoding metal-sensitive transcriptional regulator, producing MTTTDTGAPAPSEAVAENVTHGYHKQKDEHLKRLRRIEGQIRGLQRMVDEDIYCIDILTQVSASTKALQSFALQLLEEHLRHCVADAAVQGGAEIDAKVEEATKAIGRLLRT from the coding sequence ATGACGACGACCGACACCGGCGCCCCGGCGCCCTCCGAGGCAGTGGCCGAAAACGTCACGCACGGCTACCACAAGCAGAAGGACGAACACCTCAAGCGCCTGCGGCGGATCGAGGGCCAGATCCGTGGCCTGCAGCGGATGGTCGACGAGGACATCTACTGCATCGACATACTCACGCAGGTCTCCGCCTCCACCAAGGCCCTGCAGTCCTTCGCCCTGCAGCTCCTGGAGGAACACCTGCGGCACTGCGTCGCGGACGCTGCCGTCCAGGGCGGCGCCGAGATCGACGCGAAGGTCGAGGAGGCCACGAAGGCCATCGGCCGGCTGCTGCGGACCTGA
- a CDS encoding CHAD domain-containing protein: MAQQHLEPTDPLAGHVGITGDALAGYLRSQATQFLRALRQHRESGGASAAGAEDPVAAARALRRSVRRISASLHTFRPLLDPDWSESLRPELAWLSGTLGMEHAYESRLERLLLALHRLSGAVFPTQPASAPVVTAGSPDHPVPAPDRGNLTVGAAKAGALLDRRLTLARTRAHSTALQALGSSRFHAVADNIALLASEVPLTKTAVTTDLQPMATTAQERLEDAVTSLPLVTAGHPYNAEALIHGLSPDPSPHPQDAPWHQVRLLLRLHRYAREVLCGANPPVELRLLTAGEALDRHRDASEAAAAAAAAARTPRIAPATAYALGVLHADQRHEVEAARFAFQQCWQKQAVST, from the coding sequence GTGGCACAGCAACACCTTGAACCGACGGATCCGCTGGCCGGGCACGTCGGGATCACCGGGGACGCCCTCGCGGGCTACCTGCGGTCCCAGGCCACGCAGTTCCTCCGCGCCCTGCGCCAGCACCGGGAGTCCGGCGGTGCCTCGGCGGCGGGCGCGGAGGACCCCGTCGCCGCGGCCCGGGCCCTGCGCCGCTCGGTCCGCCGCATCAGCGCCAGCCTCCATACCTTCCGCCCGCTCCTGGACCCCGACTGGTCGGAGTCCCTCCGCCCCGAACTGGCCTGGCTGTCAGGGACCTTGGGCATGGAGCACGCGTACGAGTCCCGTCTGGAACGCCTGTTGCTGGCCCTGCACAGGCTGTCGGGGGCGGTGTTTCCGACGCAGCCGGCGAGTGCCCCGGTGGTCACCGCCGGCTCCCCCGACCACCCGGTGCCCGCCCCGGACCGCGGCAACCTGACCGTGGGCGCCGCGAAAGCAGGCGCCCTCCTCGACCGCCGGCTCACCCTCGCCCGCACCCGAGCCCACAGCACCGCCCTCCAGGCCCTCGGCTCCTCCCGGTTCCACGCGGTCGCCGACAACATCGCCTTACTGGCAAGCGAAGTCCCCCTGACGAAAACAGCCGTCACCACCGACCTCCAGCCCATGGCCACCACGGCCCAGGAACGCCTCGAGGACGCGGTGACCTCCCTCCCCCTGGTCACCGCGGGCCATCCCTACAACGCCGAAGCCCTCATCCACGGCCTCTCCCCGGACCCCTCTCCCCACCCCCAGGACGCCCCCTGGCACCAGGTCCGCCTCCTCCTTCGCCTGCACCGATACGCGCGGGAGGTCCTCTGCGGCGCCAACCCCCCGGTGGAGCTACGGCTCCTGACGGCAGGTGAGGCCCTGGACCGCCACCGCGACGCCTCGGAGGCCGCGGCCGCCGCCGCGGCAGCGGCCCGCACCCCCCGCATCGCCCCGGCCACCGCCTACGCCCTCGGCGTTCTGCACGCCGACCAGCGCCACGAGGTGGAGGCGGCCCGGTTCGCGTTCCAGCAGTGCTGGCAGAAACAGGCCGTCAGCACCTGA